Proteins encoded by one window of Lathyrus oleraceus cultivar Zhongwan6 chromosome 1, CAAS_Psat_ZW6_1.0, whole genome shotgun sequence:
- the LOC127082690 gene encoding endonuclease 1 — protein MARLKGLILSLPFGFMLLLCSSFIILPGVIGWSKEGHEMTCLIAQALLKPEASEAIHHLLPPSVNGNLSALCVWPDQIRHWYKYKWTSPLHFIDTPDKKCGFQYSRDCHEDMCVAGAVKNFTSQLSHYKEGTSDRRYNMTEALLFLAHFMGDIHQPMHVGFTSDKGGNAIDLRWYRHKSNLHHVWDREIILTALADYYDKDVTLLLQDIEKNYTNGIWSEDVASWEHCNDLSLCVNNWAKESIQIACKWGYEGVKSGTTLAEEYFDSRMPFVMQRIAQGGIRLAMILNQVFGDSKEGFVAAT, from the exons ATGGCTAGATTGAAAGGCTTGATACTGTCTCTTCCATTTGGATTTATGTTGCTGTTATGTTCTTCTTTTATTATACTACCTGGTGTCATCGGATGGAGCAAAGAGGGTCATGAAATGACATGTCTAATTGCACAG GCACTTTTAAAGCCTGAAGCATCAGAAGCAATTCATCATTTGTTACCTCCCTCTGTGAATGGTAATTTATCAGCATTATGTGTATGGCCTGACCAAATTAGACACTGGTACAAATATAAATGGACTAGTCCACTTCATTTCATCGACACGCCCGATAAAAAATGTGGTTTTCAGTATTCGA GGGACTGTCATGAAGATATGTGTGTCGCCGGAGCTGTCAAAAATTTCACTTCTCAACTTTCACATTACAAAGAAGGAACTTCTGATCGGCGAT ATAATATGACTGAGGCATTATTGTTCTTGGCGCACTTCATGGGAGATATTCATCAG CCGATGCATGTTGGATTCACCTCGGACAAAGGTGGAAACGCGATTGATCTACGTTGGTATAGGCACAAATCTAATCTGCATCAT GTGTGGGACAGAGAAATTATTCTCACTGCATTAGCAGATTATTATGACAAAGATGTGACACTCCTCCTCCAAGACATTGAGAAGAACTATACCAAT GGAATCTGGTCAGAAGATGTTGCTTCTTGGGAACATTGTAATGATCTATCTCTTTGTGTGAATAA TTGGGCTAAAGAGAGCATACAAATTGCTTGCAAATGGGGTTATGAAGGAGTTAAATCCGGAACAACTCTTGCAG AAGAGTACTTCGACTCAAGGATGCCATTTGTGATGCAACGAATTGCTCAAGGTGGAATTCGATTAGCCATGATTCTGAACCAAGTGTTTGGAGATTCTAAAGAAGGATTTGTAGCAGCTACTTAA